The window GCAGGTTGAATCTGAATGCGAAAAAGGCGGGCAGCCACGATGCGAACAACACTGAAGGCTATACGGATGCCGCGCAGGCTTACGCCGCGGGCTACGACAACCCGGTGCCCGACGCAGGAGCAAGTGCGGCAACCGGCTCCGATTACCTTCCTGACGGAGGGTCCGGCGGCGTTGATCTGGGCGCGGTACGCCAGCAGATTTTGCAGGACCCGGGCCGACTCGGCGATATGTTGCGTGTGACGCCAGCCAGGGAAAATGGAAACGGACAGTTTCTGGGTTACCAGCTGACCCCGCAAGGCAACACGCAGCTGTTCGAGCAAATTGGCTTGCAGGAGGGCGATATCGTAACGTCCGTCAACGGGATCGCGATCGATCGTCCGGACAAGGGCCTGCTGGCTCTGCAGGATCTGGTCAAGGCAGAACAGGTCAGCGTAACCCTGCTGCGTAACGGCACTGAAATAACCGTTGAGCACAGCCTGCGATAAGCTGAAAACTTTATTTACCCGAGAATGGTGCAGAGGCATGTTCTCGGATAAGCGGCCGAATTATCGACCTGAATGTTTGGACATTATGCAAACCGAACTTAGCGTACGACGCCAGAGCATCGCTGGCGGCCTTTCGATAACACACGATGCCGTGCTGCCAGTCCGATCCACGTCACGGCGAATGCATCAATTATGGGAGACCGAGTGAATCGACCACCTCGCTTATTAAATTTGCGGCGGTTGCAGCGACCGTTGCTGCTGGGACTGATAGTGCTGTCCAGTGCGTTGACAGTCCGCGCGCAGGAAGGCGTTATGCTTAACCTCAAGGACGCCGACCTCCGCTCGCTGATCGAGACGGTCGCCGAGGTGACAGGCACAAATTTTGTCGTGGATCCCAGAGTCAAGGCGAAGATCACGGTGATTTCCGCCAAGCCGATGAACGAGGAAGAGGTTTATCAGGTCTTTCTGTCGGTGCTGCAGGTGCATGGTTACGCCGCGGTGCCGGTCGGCGAGATCGTCAAGATCGTGCCGGATATCACCGCCAAACAAGGTCCGGCGATACTGACTACCGGTGGCCGGGGAGACGAGTTGATTACGCGCGTCATACCGGTCCACAGTATTTCGGCCGCACAGCTCGTACCCATCCTGCGGCCGCTGGTTCCACAGCAGGGGCATCTGGCGGCGTATACCGCGAACAACACGCTGGTAATTTCCGATCGCGCCGCCAACATCGACCGCATCCAGCAAATCGTGGAACGCATGGATTATCCGGTCAGCGATACGATAGAAGTGATCCGGATGGAACACGCCGCGGCCAGCGAGATCGTGCGCGTGATCACCGCCATGCAGCAGCGGGACACGCAACTGGCCGGTGGACAACTGCCGGGACAACCGCTGCTGGTGGCGGACGATCGCACCAACAGCATCCTGTTAAGCGGGCAGGAAAAGGCGCGCTTGCGCCTGCGCGGTCTGATCGCGCATCTGGACACGCCGCTGGAAACGGGCGGCGACACGCAGGTTGTATTCCTGAACTACGCCAAGGCCGAAGACTTAGCCCCGATCCTGCTGGGGGTCGCAGAACAGCAGCAGGAACAGGCGGCGGCCGGAGAATCGCAGTCGGCCATCGCAACGACGACTACGACCAGCACGACTTCCAGCAGTGGCGACAACGAAGAGCTGGACATCCAGGCGGACGAACGCAACAACGCCCTAGTCATCACAGCACCTCCGGACGAGTTCGCGAGTATTCAAAGCGTGATCAGGCAGTTGGACATACGCCGCGCGCAGGTACTGGTCGAGGCAGTTATCGCGGAAGTTTCGACAACACTCGCAAACCAGCTGGGCATGCAGTTCGCCGTGGTCCCCGATGAAGTCGACGGCGGCGGCCCCGTGATCGCGTCCAGCCTGAGCGGGGCGGGGCGAACCTTGACACAGGTCATCAGTAATCCGCTGGGTCTGGTCAACGGACTGCTGCTGGGTGCCGCTACGCGCGACGGTGACACCCGGTTTGGCGTCATCCTGCAGGCGCTGGCGAGCGACGCAGCCACGAATATTCTCTCCACGCCGACATTAGTGACCCTGGATAACGAAGAGGCCGAAGTCGTTGTGGCGCAGAACGTGCCGTTCGTTACCGGCAACTTCACCACCGGCGTCGACACGGGGCAGGTTACCGGCGGGATCGATCCGTTCCAGACCATCGAACGTCAGGATGTCGGCATCACCTTGCGCATCACGCCGCAGGTCAACGAGGGTGACACCATTCGGCTGGACATCGAACAGGAATCGTCCTCCATCGCGGAAACCAACATTGAGGACGCCACGGACCTCATTACCAACAAACGTACGATCAAGACCAACGTGCTGGTAGAGGATGGGCAGACCCTGGTGCTGGGCGGCCTGATCGAGGACAGCGTTACCGACAATCAACAGAAAGTGCCGATACTGGGCGACATTCCATTGCTGGGTTACCTGTTTCGCAGTGACAGCACCAACGAGGCTAAACGCAGTCTCATGGTATTCATCCATCCGGTCATATTGAGGGATCCCAAGCTGGCGACCGCATACACCAACAGCAAATACGATTATCTGCGCGCGCGTCAGTTCGAGGCCAATCAGCGCCGGGGTTTCGGGAATAACAGCGCCGCGCGCCTGCCAGCACTCGACGAACTGATTACCCAGATTCCCAAATCCATTCGCCAGCCCGACCGCCTGATGGAGATGACGCCCGACGTCGGAGGAGAATGGCGATGACCGAAACCGATCTGCAGCCGCTGGCCGATCTTGCGAATACGCCGCCGCCCGTAATCGGCGGTGTGCGCCGCCCCGCGTATAGTTTTTCCAAGCGTCACGGCGTGCTGGTCGGCGATGAAGTTGATGGACGGGTGACCCTGTACCGTAAACCCGGCGTGCGTGCCTCGGTCATCGCGGAAGTGCGCCGGTTCACGGGCAAGCCGTTGACATTGACGGCGGTCAGCGCGACGGAATTCGATACCTTGCTGACGCAGATCTATGACGCCGGCTCGGGCGCCTCGCGGGCCATGATGGAGGATCTCGGCGACAATCTCGATTTGAATCAACTGGCCGAGTCGCTGCCCGAAACGGAAGACCTGATGGAGGCCAACGACGACGCCCCCATCATCCGCCTGATCAACGCACTCCTGACCGAGGCGATCAAGGAAAACGCCTCGGATATCCATATCGAGACTTTCGAGACCACGTTGTGGGTGCGCTTTCGTGTCGACGGCGTGCTGCGCGAAATCCTGCAGCCGCCACGCAAGATGGCAACCCTGATCGTGTCCCGCATCAAGGTCATGGCGAAACTGGACATCGCCGAGAAGCGGGTCCCGCAGGACGGCCGCATCTCGTTACGGGTCGCGGGCCGCGCGGTTGATGTGCGGGTCTCCACCCTGCCCTCCGGCTACGGCGAAAGAGTGGTGCTGAGGCTGCTGGACAAGCAGGCCGGCCGGCTGGATCTCGAGCACCTGGGCATGGCGCCGGTGATTCACAACCAGGTAAAGGAAATCATTCAGAAACCGCACGGCATTATCCTGGTCACAGGACCCACCGGTTCCGGCAAGACCACCACGTTATACGCAGCGCTCGGCATGCTGAACGACCGGCAGCGCAATATCCTGACCGTTGAAGACCCCATCGAATATTTCATTGACGGCATCGGCCAGACGCAGGTCAACGTCAAGGTCGAAATGACGTTCGCGCGGGGCCTGCGCGCCATTCTGCGGCAGGATCCGGATATCGTCATGGTCGGCGAGATCCGCGATCTGGAAACCGCGCAGATTGCCGTGCAGGCGAGTTTAACAGGGCATCTGGTGTTCTCGACCTTGCACACCAATACCGCCATTGGCGCTCTCACCCGCCTGCGCGACATGGGTGTGGAGCCGTTTCTGCTTTCGTCCAGCCTGGTTGGCGTGATCGCTCAGCGCCTGGTGCGCGTACTGTGCACCGCGTGCAAACACGCGCATCCCGCCAGCGCTACGGAATACGAACAGTTGCGCGCGCACATGAAGCTGGCGGGCGACGAGAAGCCCACAATCTATTCGCCGCGCGGCTGCGCGGCCTGCAACAATAGTGGTTACGCGGGCCGTACCGGCATCTACGAGGCGGTGGTGCTGGATGAGACTTTGCGCAGCATGATCCACGACCTGAGTTCGGAGCAAAAGCTGGAGCGTCACGCGCGCACATTGACGCCCAACATCCGCAACGACGGCGTGCGACTGGTGCTCAAAGGCGTCACCACCCTTGAAGAAGTGCTGCGCGTGACGCGCGAAGACTGAATCGTTTCGCGCCAAGACGAAACCGCATAGAAAAACTTACCACTTATGGCGCATCCGGCTGGATCAAGCGTATATGTCAATGCCGCGGGCACTTCGCTCAGCGTCTTGAGAAGACAGTGCCCTCTTCTTTATCTTTGCGTCCTGGCGGCTTAGCGCGAGTAAACAGAGATGCCCGCGTTCGAATACAAGGCACTGAATATCGCGGGCCGCGAACTGGCTGGCGTTATCGAAGGCGATACCGCGCGCCAGGCGCGTCAGGAACTGCGCGAGCGCGGCTTGAATCCGCTGGATATCAAACAGGTCGCGAGCGACAAGACACAGGGCAACCTGCGACAGCGTTTCTCGGGCGGCGGCCTGAACACGACCGAACTGGCGCTGATGACCCGCCAGCTGGCCACCCTGGTACGTTCGGGCACGCCGCTTGAAGAATCGCTCGCCACCACCGCCAAACAATCGTCCAAGCCTCGCATCAAGCGCATCATTCTGTCGGTACGCGCCAGAGTGAACGAGGGGCATACACTGGAATCGGGGCTTAGCGAATTTCCGGCCGCCTTCCCCGAGCTTTACCGCGCGACGGTAGCCGCCGGCGAGCAGTCCGGGCATCTGGACGCGGTGCTGGACCGTCTGGCCGATTACGCCGAAAGCCGGCAGGAAATGCAGCAGCGGATCAACATGGCGATGTTTTACCCGTTGATCCTGACTACTATCGCCGTGCTCGTGGCGGGCGGCCTGCTGACTTACGTGGTGCCGCAGGTCGTGGGCGTGTTCGAACATCTGGGCCAGGAACTGCCGTTTCTCACCCGCGCCTTGATCGCGGTCAGCGACGCGACGAAGGCGTATGGCTTGTTTGCCATCATCGCTATCGGCGTGGGCGTGTATCTGTTTACGCGCAGCATGCGCAATGACTCTTTTCGCCAGCGGGTGCATCAATTCATGCTGGGTCTGCCGCTGGTCTCGCGGCTGATCCGCGGCCTCAACACCGCCCGATTCGCCCGCACCCTGAGTATTCTCGTCGGCAGCGGCGTCGCCGTGCTCGACGCGTTGCGCATCGCCGCACAGGTCATCCCGCATATTCCCATGCGCCAGGCCGTGCTGAACGCCGCGGCCAACGTGCGCGAAGGCGCATCGATCAGCAGTTCGCTGGAGACCTCCGGACTGTTCCCGCCGATGACCCTGCACCTGATTGCGAGCGGCGAGTCGAGCGGCCGGCTGCAGGAGATGCTGGAGCGCGCGGCCGACCATCAGGAGCGCGAGTTGCAGACCACTATCAGCGCCATCATGACCTTGTTCGAACCGGTGCTGATCGTGGTGATGGGCGCGCTGGTGCTGGTTATCGTGCTGGCGATCCTGATGCCGATCTTCGAACTCAATCAGCTGGTGCAGTGAAATGCAGTGCGCGCGCCATGCCCGCGCCGGTGGTGCGGCCGAGACCCGTCTGGCCAGATCATGGAGCGGCGGTTTATATCTGGTGTCCGTGACCGTGCTGGCGCTTGCCTGTACGCACGCCACGCCCGCCGATCCGCGGCCGCCCACGACGCGCATAATCGTCAAGTTCGCCGATGCCGCGCGGCCCGCACCGGATGCGTTACAGGTGAGCCAGGCCGCCGGTGGGCCGGTCAAACTGCGCCATACACGGCAAATGTCCGGCGGCGCGCACCTTTACAGCGGGCGGATGAATAAAAAACAGCGCGCGGTCATTGTGCGCAAACTCAACCGGCGGCCGGAGGTGGACTACGCGGAAGCCGACCGCAAGCTGAGCTATTGATTTCGATTGACCGGGACAACCGGTTTATAGACAAACGCATTATGGACAAATCTTGGGATCGATTCATGGACAAACCAGGGATATCGGGCGCGGCAGCGATAATCGCCGCATTAAGCTTCGCCTTACCATTGCACCAGGTCACCGCAGCGCCGCTGGCCGGAGAGTCATTCGAGTCGGGCGTCGGGCGCCTGATCGTCAAGTTTCGTACATCGCCCGGCAAAACCATGTCCACGGCGAGCGCCACGCGGCGCATCACAGCGATGGCGGCACAGACCGGCGTCGACATGAACATGCAGCGCGAGATGTCCGGCGGCGCGCATCTGATCAGCATGGGCCGCCCGATGGCGCCGCGAGAACTGGCCGCCTTGGCGCGAAACTGGTCCCGCCTGCCCGATATCGAATACGCCGATCCCGATAGGCGGTACTACCCCGCGCGCGTCCCGAATGATCCATCGTTCGCTGGTCAGTATTACCTGCGGAACGCCGCCGCCGAGCGCGCGGCGATCAACGCACCCGCGGCCTGGGACACGACCACCGGCAGCACCGGCGTCACTGTGGCGGTCATCGATTCCGGCATCAGACCCGAACATATCGATATCGCCGGACGGCTCGCGCCCGGCTACGACTTCATTTCCAACGATCCGGATGGTAGTTTTTTTACCGCCAACGACGGTGACGGCCGCGACGCCAATCCCTCCGATCCCGGCGATGGCGTCACCGCCGGCGCGTGCGGGGCGGACAATCCGCCTGTTGATCAACCCAGCGTATGGCATGGCACCCGCGTGGCCAGCCTGATCGGCGCGGTTACAAACAACGGCCAGGGCATTGCCGGCGTCGACTGGAACGCGCGCATTCTGCCGGTGCGCGCCATAGGCCGTTGCGTCGGGTTCGGCTCGGATATCATCGATGCGGCCCGCTGGGCCGCCGGCCTGCCGGTACCCGGCGTGCCGCGGAACGTCAATCCCGCGCGGATCATCAACCTGAGCCTGGGCGGTGGCGGGACCTGCATAGCGGCTGAACAGGATGCCATTGACGACATCATCGCGGCAGGCGCGGTGGTGGTGGCCGCGGCCGGCAACGATGCAACCAACGCGTTACGCACTGCTCCGTCCAGCTGTCAGGGCGTGTTGCCGGTCGCCGGCTCGACGCGCGATGGCGCGCTGGTGTCGTCTAGCAATTTTGGCGCGAAAGTGGGGCTGACCGCGCCAGGCGTCGACATACTGACCGCGGCGAATCGTGGCACTCAGGCGCCGGTTCTTAACGGCGATACTTACAGCACGATCAGCGGCACCAGCTTTTCCTCACCCTTGGTGGCAGGCGTGGCCTCGCTGATGCTGTCGCTTAATGACAGCTTAACGCCGCGACAACTCATCGCCACCTTGCGCGCCAGCGCGCGCCCTTTTCCCGCCCCAGTTGCGGGTCGACGTTGCAGTGATCCGCTGTGCGGCGCCGGCTTGCTGGACGCTGGGGCCGCGGTGCGCGCGGTCGCGACGGGCAACATCGCACCGCCGGGTGATGGCGGCAATGGCCTGCGCGCCGCGTTCGCGAAGGCGGCGCCAGTGCCACTCGGTACCACGAGCAACGGTGCGTTAACGGTGCCTTATGCGTTCGATGTCTATCGGTTATCGCTGCCGGCCGGCGGCAGGTTGCGCGTCGCCACCACCGGCCGCACCAACACTTATGGCTACCTGTTCGATGCAAACGGTCGATTGCTGGCCCAGCTCGACGATATCGTTCCGTCGACAAACCTGAATTTCGCCCT is drawn from Gammaproteobacteria bacterium and contains these coding sequences:
- the gspC gene encoding type II secretion system protein GspC — protein: MALTTGERGASWLLAGLPALAAAVLTVLIAYSLANLGWRVFAPAPEVSAPAATRNVDLPDAARERPDYALAIANLHLFGDAPEVQPRLVDAPDTRLNLALRGIYATGNDRALAIIASDGSNEKFYRLGDAIVGGGVLKAVYGDRVILEHNQRMETLRLPRSRLNLNAKKAGSHDANNTEGYTDAAQAYAAGYDNPVPDAGASAATGSDYLPDGGSGGVDLGAVRQQILQDPGRLGDMLRVTPARENGNGQFLGYQLTPQGNTQLFEQIGLQEGDIVTSVNGIAIDRPDKGLLALQDLVKAEQVSVTLLRNGTEITVEHSLR
- the gspD gene encoding type II secretion system secretin GspD, translated to MLLGLIVLSSALTVRAQEGVMLNLKDADLRSLIETVAEVTGTNFVVDPRVKAKITVISAKPMNEEEVYQVFLSVLQVHGYAAVPVGEIVKIVPDITAKQGPAILTTGGRGDELITRVIPVHSISAAQLVPILRPLVPQQGHLAAYTANNTLVISDRAANIDRIQQIVERMDYPVSDTIEVIRMEHAAASEIVRVITAMQQRDTQLAGGQLPGQPLLVADDRTNSILLSGQEKARLRLRGLIAHLDTPLETGGDTQVVFLNYAKAEDLAPILLGVAEQQQEQAAAGESQSAIATTTTTSTTSSSGDNEELDIQADERNNALVITAPPDEFASIQSVIRQLDIRRAQVLVEAVIAEVSTTLANQLGMQFAVVPDEVDGGGPVIASSLSGAGRTLTQVISNPLGLVNGLLLGAATRDGDTRFGVILQALASDAATNILSTPTLVTLDNEEAEVVVAQNVPFVTGNFTTGVDTGQVTGGIDPFQTIERQDVGITLRITPQVNEGDTIRLDIEQESSSIAETNIEDATDLITNKRTIKTNVLVEDGQTLVLGGLIEDSVTDNQQKVPILGDIPLLGYLFRSDSTNEAKRSLMVFIHPVILRDPKLATAYTNSKYDYLRARQFEANQRRGFGNNSAARLPALDELITQIPKSIRQPDRLMEMTPDVGGEWR
- the gspE gene encoding type II secretion system ATPase GspE, which gives rise to MTETDLQPLADLANTPPPVIGGVRRPAYSFSKRHGVLVGDEVDGRVTLYRKPGVRASVIAEVRRFTGKPLTLTAVSATEFDTLLTQIYDAGSGASRAMMEDLGDNLDLNQLAESLPETEDLMEANDDAPIIRLINALLTEAIKENASDIHIETFETTLWVRFRVDGVLREILQPPRKMATLIVSRIKVMAKLDIAEKRVPQDGRISLRVAGRAVDVRVSTLPSGYGERVVLRLLDKQAGRLDLEHLGMAPVIHNQVKEIIQKPHGIILVTGPTGSGKTTTLYAALGMLNDRQRNILTVEDPIEYFIDGIGQTQVNVKVEMTFARGLRAILRQDPDIVMVGEIRDLETAQIAVQASLTGHLVFSTLHTNTAIGALTRLRDMGVEPFLLSSSLVGVIAQRLVRVLCTACKHAHPASATEYEQLRAHMKLAGDEKPTIYSPRGCAACNNSGYAGRTGIYEAVVLDETLRSMIHDLSSEQKLERHARTLTPNIRNDGVRLVLKGVTTLEEVLRVTRED
- the gspF gene encoding type II secretion system inner membrane protein GspF is translated as MPAFEYKALNIAGRELAGVIEGDTARQARQELRERGLNPLDIKQVASDKTQGNLRQRFSGGGLNTTELALMTRQLATLVRSGTPLEESLATTAKQSSKPRIKRIILSVRARVNEGHTLESGLSEFPAAFPELYRATVAAGEQSGHLDAVLDRLADYAESRQEMQQRINMAMFYPLILTTIAVLVAGGLLTYVVPQVVGVFEHLGQELPFLTRALIAVSDATKAYGLFAIIAIGVGVYLFTRSMRNDSFRQRVHQFMLGLPLVSRLIRGLNTARFARTLSILVGSGVAVLDALRIAAQVIPHIPMRQAVLNAAANVREGASISSSLETSGLFPPMTLHLIASGESSGRLQEMLERAADHQERELQTTISAIMTLFEPVLIVVMGALVLVIVLAILMPIFELNQLVQ
- a CDS encoding S8 family serine peptidase, whose translation is MDKSWDRFMDKPGISGAAAIIAALSFALPLHQVTAAPLAGESFESGVGRLIVKFRTSPGKTMSTASATRRITAMAAQTGVDMNMQREMSGGAHLISMGRPMAPRELAALARNWSRLPDIEYADPDRRYYPARVPNDPSFAGQYYLRNAAAERAAINAPAAWDTTTGSTGVTVAVIDSGIRPEHIDIAGRLAPGYDFISNDPDGSFFTANDGDGRDANPSDPGDGVTAGACGADNPPVDQPSVWHGTRVASLIGAVTNNGQGIAGVDWNARILPVRAIGRCVGFGSDIIDAARWAAGLPVPGVPRNVNPARIINLSLGGGGTCIAAEQDAIDDIIAAGAVVVAAAGNDATNALRTAPSSCQGVLPVAGSTRDGALVSSSNFGAKVGLTAPGVDILTAANRGTQAPVLNGDTYSTISGTSFSSPLVAGVASLMLSLNDSLTPRQLIATLRASARPFPAPVAGRRCSDPLCGAGLLDAGAAVRAVATGNIAPPGDGGNGLRAAFAKAAPVPLGTTSNGALTVPYAFDVYRLSLPAGGRLRVATTGRTNTYGYLFDANGRLLAQLDDIVPSTNLNFALSASLGAGTYFVAVEGVSTSTNGPYALKASLSTQNGGGGAADLMLCGMLLGGLGGLLFQRRPGQRANMVSTHSATMPPRAP